A genomic window from Anopheles ziemanni chromosome X, idAnoZiCoDA_A2_x.2, whole genome shotgun sequence includes:
- the LOC131291014 gene encoding protein halfway: MLDEKTAKAVVYRGKWKLVVLWLVVAVLGPSTIVSSRIVGENHAGSNVLYTETDSQLSHALDHTTPLSAVGEIFSPPTALEGGTAAAASAINGSVLANLPVLLTDSATNASRTKGINSSTHETVNGMPSALKEASSVDEQVIGQVANSSISTSTVPSTTSTVSSTTTVASTSTTTTTTIATTPAHVGAQPVAPTTSTPPAVPAPMPVIECYYAPPELCAERRGDCECNIDPAVPGALYCCNVTDINKAIGCVASEMSNWKYLHIRNVTMRELALNVSNRYIKTLLSLSITDGAIQRISNSFARFSSPVCLNVSNNNISEIEQRAFRELRSLTMLDLSYNNLSTIPLTSGLQKFRLDIRGNVGMLCKSLLESLKGGVKFKDPESTFCLTNRTFNWFNSTDSLPLHQLEMIQRVQDECPEKCTCELDRLNFDLNNTERKTITTRVACTGLGLTKFPDRLPAGTVTLNISNNNITSLEALNHPPYQSLLRLHADDNQISSLSELEGMDFVSRFTLFSIRRNKLKTVQSYIFAKSLDLGSYIFLEGNPMSCDCNAAKGFKNWLLSRKAQVPDHEYIFCEGNTNLPQLVTIQESKLCQSQHDWTDYIYYLIATEVLLLIALVCKVSYDYWVFKSAGYLPWPANKMPKLPCDCLCE; encoded by the exons ATGCTGGACGAG AAGACAGCAAAGGCGGTTGTTTACCGCGGTAAATGGAAGCTGGTCGTTCTTTGGCTAGTCGTTGCGGTACTCGGACCGTCTACGATAGTTTCCAGTCGTATCGTTGGCGAAAACCATGCCGGTTCCAATGTGTTGTATACTGAAACTGATTCGCAACTTTCTCACGCGTTGGATCACACGACGCCCTTATCGGCGGTAGGGGAAATATTTTCGCCACCAACTGCACTGGAAGgtggtactgctgctgctgcgagtGCGATCAACGGATCAGTGTTGGCAAATTTACCGGTGCTTCTAACGGATTCGGCCACAAATGCGAGCCGTACAAAGGGTATAAATTCGTCGACCCATGAGACTGTTAACGGCATGCCCAGTGCGCTGAAAGAGGCCAGCTCAGTGGATGAGCAAGTTATTGGCCAAGTAGCCAACAGTAGCATCAGTACTTCCACCGTACCTTCTACGACGTCAACCGTATCCTCAACCACAACCGTCGCTAGTACTAGCACGACCACGACAACGACCATCGCCACCACTCCCGCGCATGTCGGGGCACAACCGGTTGCACCCACTACTAGCACGCCCCCGGCGGTTCCGGCTCCGATGCCGGTGATCGAGTGCTACTACGCACCGCCCGAGCTATGTGCGGAACGTCGGGGGGACTGCGAATGCAACATTGATCCGGCGGTACCGGGGGCGCTCTACTGTTGCAATGTGACCGACATCAACAAAGCAATTGGGTGTGTTGCATCGGAAATGTCCAACTGGAAGTATCTGCACATTCGCAACGTAACGATGCGCGAGCTGGCGCTAAACGTCTCGAATCGATACATCAAAACCCTTCTCTCACTGTCGATTACTGATGGGGCGATACAGCGTATCAGTAATTCATTTGCGCGCTTCTCCTCGCCAGTGTGTTTGAACGTTTcgaacaacaacatcagcGAGATCGAGCAGCGTGCCTTTCGTGAGCTGCGCAGCCTCACGATGTTGGATCTTTCGTACAACAATTTGTCCACGATACCGTTAACTAGTGGGCTACAGAAGTTCCGGCTGGATATACG TGGTAATGTTGGTATGCTGTGCAAATCGCTCTTGGAATCCCTCAAAGGGGGTGTCAAGTTTAAGGACCCGGAATCGACGTTTTGTCTGACGAATCGCACGTTCAACTGGTTCAACTCTACCGACAGCTTGCCGCTGCATCAGCTCGAAATGATACAGCGCGTGCAGGACGAGTGTCCGGAAAAGTGCACCTGCGAGTTGGATCGGCTTAACTTTGACCTAAACAACACCGAGCGGAAGACGATTACCACACGCGTTGCCTGCACTGGTCTCGGGCTAACAAAGTTTCCCGATCGGCTGCCGGCCGGCACGGTGACTTTGAATATCTCGAACAATAAT ATAACCAGCTTGGAGGCGTTGAACCACCCGCCGTACCAATCGTTGCTGCGGCTGCACGCGGACGACAACCAAATTAGCTCGTTGAGCGAGCTCGAAGGGATGGACTTCGTCTCGCGGTTCACGCTTTTTTCAATCCGCCGCAACAAGCTGAAGACGGTCCAGTCGTACATCTTCGCCAAGTCGCTCGATCTCGGCTCGTACATTTTCCTCGAGGGCAACCCTATGTCGTGCGACTGCAACGCGGCCAAGGGCTTCAAGAACTGGCTGCTCAGCCGGAAGGCACAGGTGCCCGACCATGAGTATATCTTTTGCGAGGGCAACACCAATCTGCCCCAGCTGGTGACGATACAGGAGAGCAAGCTGTGCCAATCGCAGCACGACTGGACCGACTACATCTACTATCTGATCGCGACGGAGGTGCTGCTGCTCATAGCGCTCGTCTGTAAGGTGTCCTACGATTATTGGGTGTTCAAGTCGGCCGGCTATCTGCCGTGGCCGGCGAACAAGATGCCGAAGCTTCCGTGCGATTGCCTGTGTGAGTAG